The Stieleria sp. JC731 genome has a segment encoding these proteins:
- a CDS encoding cellulase family glycosylhydrolase, producing the protein MRTTKLALLVFILALASQCLAAELEWIRVANDNRSFVMEKSGRKFVPWGFNYDHQEDSGRLIEEYWNDEWATVIEDFAEMKQLGANVIRIHLQFAAFMESADKPNNDSLDQFERLIKLAETTGLYLDLTGLGCYHKKDVPAWYDKLSESQRWNAQCVFWESVAERCANSPAIFCYDLMNEPVVPGNDERDDWLGAGFGGKHFVQFITRSAGGRPRHEIAKRWINQLTAAIRKHDQNHLITVGLVHWSLDRPGLTSGFVPDKVTEQLDFIAVHLYPESDKLDEATATLKGFASVGKPVVIEEVFPLKCSTEELSHFIGEAKKYAAGWIGFYWGKTPDEYRELKTLRSAIVLSWLELFEHETNQWQSRFASAQCEGTYQHHLQGICTNGKNEIYWSFTTTLVKTDLNGSVLKKIPVANHHGDLCYQDGKLYVAVNLGKFNDPNGNADSWVYVYDAKSLEHLASYETQKVYHGAGGIGHRDDRFFVVGGLPANIQENYVYEYDADFQFVKKHVIKSGHTYLGIQTATFAHDRWWFGCYGDPKILLVTDADFNLIGRHEIDCSLGIEGLSDGRLLVANGRCDKDKGCRGALNLATPDRRIGFKVQND; encoded by the coding sequence TTCATTCTGGCACTCGCGAGCCAGTGCCTTGCTGCCGAGCTTGAATGGATTCGAGTGGCCAACGACAACCGATCGTTCGTGATGGAAAAGTCGGGACGCAAGTTTGTCCCTTGGGGATTTAACTACGACCACCAAGAGGACAGCGGGCGACTCATTGAGGAATACTGGAATGACGAGTGGGCCACCGTCATCGAAGACTTTGCGGAAATGAAGCAGCTTGGAGCGAACGTCATTCGCATCCATCTTCAGTTCGCTGCCTTCATGGAATCGGCCGACAAACCGAACAATGATTCGCTCGATCAATTTGAACGTCTAATCAAGCTGGCCGAAACGACAGGGCTATACCTCGATCTAACCGGGCTCGGCTGCTATCACAAAAAAGATGTTCCCGCTTGGTATGACAAACTCAGTGAATCACAGCGATGGAATGCCCAGTGCGTATTTTGGGAATCCGTTGCAGAACGCTGCGCCAATAGCCCCGCGATCTTCTGCTACGACTTGATGAACGAACCGGTGGTCCCCGGTAATGATGAACGAGACGATTGGCTTGGTGCTGGTTTTGGTGGAAAGCATTTTGTTCAATTCATCACCCGTTCCGCAGGGGGCCGGCCTCGCCACGAGATCGCCAAACGCTGGATCAACCAGCTTACCGCTGCGATTCGCAAGCATGACCAGAATCATCTGATCACAGTCGGACTTGTACATTGGAGTCTTGATCGCCCCGGCCTGACGTCGGGTTTCGTCCCAGATAAAGTCACCGAACAGCTCGACTTCATCGCCGTACATCTTTATCCAGAGTCCGACAAACTCGATGAGGCAACCGCCACACTGAAAGGATTCGCGTCTGTCGGCAAGCCGGTTGTCATCGAAGAAGTTTTCCCACTGAAATGCAGCACCGAAGAACTCAGCCACTTTATCGGTGAAGCGAAAAAGTACGCGGCCGGTTGGATCGGCTTCTACTGGGGAAAGACACCCGACGAGTACCGCGAGCTGAAGACTCTTCGATCAGCCATCGTATTGAGCTGGCTGGAACTCTTTGAACACGAGACAAATCAATGGCAATCGAGATTTGCCAGCGCCCAGTGCGAAGGAACTTACCAACATCATTTGCAAGGCATCTGCACCAACGGTAAAAACGAGATCTATTGGTCGTTCACAACAACGCTTGTAAAAACAGACCTCAACGGCAGCGTGCTGAAGAAGATTCCCGTTGCTAATCATCATGGCGATCTGTGTTACCAGGATGGCAAGCTGTACGTAGCGGTTAACCTTGGTAAGTTCAACGATCCCAACGGAAATGCCGACTCATGGGTCTACGTTTACGATGCCAAGTCACTGGAACACTTGGCCTCGTATGAGACTCAAAAGGTCTATCATGGTGCGGGTGGTATCGGCCATCGTGACGATCGTTTTTTTGTCGTCGGCGGCTTGCCCGCCAACATTCAAGAAAATTATGTCTACGAGTACGACGCTGATTTTCAGTTTGTGAAAAAGCATGTGATCAAAAGCGGCCATACCTACTTGGGCATCCAGACGGCAACCTTCGCACACGACCGCTGGTGGTTCGGATGTTACGGCGATCCAAAAATTCTGCTGGTCACCGACGCCGACTTTAACTTGATCGGACGCCACGAGATCGATTGCTCGCTTGGCATCGAGGGGCTATCCGACGGTCGACTCCTTGTTGCCAACGGACGCTGCGACAAGGATAAAGGTTGCCGGGGAGCTTTAAACTTGGCGACCCCTGACCGCCGCATTGGCTTCAAAGTCCAAAACGACTAG